The Flavobacterium galactosidilyticum nucleotide sequence CTTTATTCGTTGCAGCAACCACACGAACATCTACTTTTATATCTTTATCAGCACCTACTCTCGTAATCATACTTTCTTGTAAAGCACGCAACACTTTAGCTTGAGCCGAAAGACTCATATCCCCAATTTCATCTAAGAAAATAGTTCCTTTGTCAGCCGCTTCAAATTTTCCTGCACGATCTTTCACTGCTGATGTAAAAGCTCCTTTTACGTGACCAAACAATTCACTTTCTATCAATTCTGATGGGATTGCAGCGCAGTTCACTTCGATTAATGGGAAATTAGAACGTACACTTTTTTCGTGTAATTGATGCGCCACTAATTCTTTTCCAGTTCCGTTTGGTCCTGTTATTAAAACCCTAGCTTCAGTTTCTGCTACTTTATCAATCATCACTTTGATGTGATTTATCGCTTCACTTTCACCAATCATTTCGTAGTTTTTACTAACCTTTTTCTTTAAGATTTTATTCTCTACTACGAGTTGTTTTTTGTCTAAAGCATTACGAACCGTATTCAATAAACGGTTTAAATCTGGTGGCTTTGAGATGTAGTCAAATGCTCCCAAACGCATCGTATAAATAGCCGTTTCCATATCGCCGTGACCGGAAATCATAACCATAGGTATTTCAGGTTTGATTTTTTTAACTGCTTCTAAAACCTCAACACCATCCATTTTTGGCATTTTGATATCACACAAAACTAAATCGTAGTCGTTATTTTTTATTTTTTCAAAACCAACAACACCATCTTCTGCTTCTTCTACTTGGTAAGTATCGTTTTCTTCTGAAAGTATTTTGCTGAGTACTCTTCTGATTGCAGCTTCGTCTTCTATTATTAGTATTTTTGGCATGTTTTTATTTATTTTTTTAAGGCGAAAAGATTACAAATATTCTAATTATTTCTTATCACGGCCATTCTTATATCAAAGAATATGCCCTAGCCCCGATTGCAGTGAAAATCCCACGCTTTTAGGCGTGGATTGCAGCGAAAAGCGGGAAACAGCTCCTTAAATTAATTAAACTTTATCGAAAAATCAATTAGTCAAGCTTTAATATTTTAACCATTTGTATAATTCACCCCAACTCGGTTTTTTTCCATACATCAATATTCCTATTCGATATATTTTTGCAGCAAACCAAACTACTGCAAAAAAGCTAGCAAATAATAGCGTTACTGATATGGCTATTTGCCACAAAGGTACGCCAAACGGAATTCGCATTAGCATTACGATAGGTGAAGTAAGTGGAATCATTGAAAAAACCACTGCTACCGTGCCGTGTGGATCATTAATAACGGTAAAAAAACCGATGTAAACACTCAACATTAATGGCATAATTATAGGCAAAAGAAACTGCTGCGAATCAGTTTGATTGTCAACTGCCGCACCAATTGCCGCATAAAACGAGCTGTATAAAAAATAGCCACCAATGAAATAAACGACAAAACCAATCAGGATACTTGCAATGGGCAAATTCCATAATTCCTTAATATACATTTGCGCAGTGCCAGATATTTCTTGCTGCGCAGCTTGCATTAATTCAGGTGAAATTCTCGCCGTTGGTCCAACATTTACACCTAAAAATACCGAAGCTGCAAACATGAGCGAGAGTCCGATTATTGTCCAAATGAAAAATTGTAGTAAACCCGCTAATGATGTACCAATGATTTTCCCAATCATCAGTTGGAATGGTTTTACAGATGAAATAATAATTTCGACAATTCTGCTGGTCTTTTCCTCTATTACACTTCGCATTACCATATTGCCATAAATGATAATAAACATCATGATCAGATAGCCAAAAGCACCTCCAATACCAATTTTTATTTCATTTAATCCCTTCACACTTTCTTCTCCCGATGTTTTTGTCAAGTTGATATTTACATTGGCCTTTGCTTTATTAATAGCTAAGGTGTCTAAATTAGCTTTGATCAGATTATCTTTTGTTAGCTTAGAGGCAATTTGATCTTGGATGTTTTCGATAAATGAAATGCTTGGACTGTCATTTGAAATGAACTGAATCTTACTTTCAAAATCCCTTGAATTGCTAACTTTAGGAATATACAGAAGTCCTTCATAACTTTCGCTAATGATACTATCTTTTAACAACTTTAAATCGACAAGAGATAAATCAAGGTATTTATATTCTCCATTTTCCTGATTTTTAGTTGTAAATTCTTGAACAAACAAACCAGACTCATCGTGAATTGCAATACTTTTTGTATCGGCTTTCATAGCACTAAGGTATGCTACGAATCCCATTAATGCCACAAATAATAATGGACTTAAAAAAGTCATAACTATAAAAGACTTGTTACGAACCTTCGAAATAAATTCTCTTTTTATGATTAATGAAATTATACTCATATGTTTTAATTATCAAATATTAAATTCCAATATTTGGAAGATTTGGAATTTTAAAAATCAGGACTTATTTATCGCTTACCGTTTGAATGAAAATATCATTAACGCTTGGTATTTTTTCCACGAAATGATTGACTTGACCTCGTTTTGTTAAGATATTCAACAATTCGTTTGGTGTTGCATTTCCTAATTGGATTTCTAATTTTAATGAATCATTTAATGACTTAAACTTAGCGGGACTAACTGTATATTTTTGTGTAATATCATACATCAAGCCTTCAACATTGTCTGACAAAATGCCAACTTCATAACTATTGGTTTTGAATTGTCTTTTCACATCATTCAACTTTCCTTCAATCAACTTGTTTGATTTGTGAATTAATGCAATGTGATCGCATAATTCCTCGACACTTTCCATACGGTGCGTTGAGAAAATTATAGTAGCTCCATCTTCACGAAGTTTTAAAATTTCATCCTTAATAACATTCGCATTTACAGGATCAAAACCAGAAAAGGGTTCATCAAAAATCAATAATTTAGGCTTGTGCAACACACATACAACAAACTGAATTTTTTGCGCCATTCCTTTAGATAATTCTTGAATTTTCTTGTTCCACCAACCTTGAATATCCAATCTTTCAAACCAATACTCCAATTGTTTTTTGGCTTCAGCCTTAGAAAGTCCTTTCATCTGCGCGAGATACAAGCACTGCTCTCCTACTTTCATAGTGTTGTAAAGTCCTCTTTCTTCAGGAAGATACCCTATATATTGTACATGTTTAGGTTGTAATTTTTCACCATCAAGAATAATTTGACCACTATCAGGTAAGGTAATTTGATTTATAATTCGAATAAGAGATGTTTTTCCAGCTCCATTTGGACCTAATAGTCCGTAGATACTCCCTTTTGGGACAGCTAATGTAACTTCGTTCAGCGCTACATAATCACCATATCGCTTTACTACTTTATTAACCTCAAGTATATTACTCATGCTTTGTTTTTAATTGATGTAAAAGTAAATAATTAGTGCCGAAATACTTATAATTGTTACACAAAAAACCCATCCTTGTCTAATTAAGGATGGGTTTTAGATTATTTATAAGTTTGCTTTAAATTGCAAACCTATTTATGAAAACATATCTTTTACTTTCTCGAAAAATGATTTGTCTGATTTTTCTGGATTTGGAATAAAGTTATCATCCGTTAAAGCATTTTCAAAAAACTGTTTTTGTTCTTTATTTAATGTCTTTGGAGTCCAAACATTAACATGAACTAACAAATCTCCGTTGCCATAACCGTTAATACTTGGAATTCCTTTCCCTTTTAACCTAAGAATTTTACCTGATTGAATTCCTTCCTCAAGTTTGATTCTTACCTTACCATTAATTGCCTCGATATCCTTAGAAATTCCAAGAACCGCTTCAGCAAAACTGATGTATAAATCAAAATGTAAATTTTCACCTTCGCGTTTCAAGAACTCATGTTCTAGTTCTTCAATGGCAACAATTAAATCTCCTGGAATGCTATTTCCTGGAGCATCATTTCCTTTACTCGAAACTTTCAACTGCATTCCATCAACAACTCCCGCAGGTATTTTGATAGAAACAGTTTCATCTTCAAGAATCATCCCTTGCGAATCCGCATTAGACGGTTTTTTATCTAAAATTTGACCTGAACCACTACAAGTAGGACAAGTTGAAGCAGATTGCATACGTCCTAAAATAGTATTAGTAACACGCATTACTTGCCCTTGACCGTTACAAGTAGAACAGGTTTTATAAGTTACGCCAGGCGCTTGAACCTTACGCTTTACTTTTACTTTTTTCTCAACACCATTAGCAATTTCTTCTAGTGTCAATTTTACTTTAATACGAAGATTACTTCCTTTAGCACGACGAACTCCGCCTCCACCTCCACCTCCGAAGCCACCAAAACCGCCTCCGAAAATATCACCAAATTGACTGAAAATATCATCCATATTCATGCCACCGTGTCCACCACCTCCGAAGCCTCCTGAACCA carries:
- a CDS encoding ABC transporter ATP-binding protein, whose translation is MSNILEVNKVVKRYGDYVALNEVTLAVPKGSIYGLLGPNGAGKTSLIRIINQITLPDSGQIILDGEKLQPKHVQYIGYLPEERGLYNTMKVGEQCLYLAQMKGLSKAEAKKQLEYWFERLDIQGWWNKKIQELSKGMAQKIQFVVCVLHKPKLLIFDEPFSGFDPVNANVIKDEILKLREDGATIIFSTHRMESVEELCDHIALIHKSNKLIEGKLNDVKRQFKTNSYEVGILSDNVEGLMYDITQKYTVSPAKFKSLNDSLKLEIQLGNATPNELLNILTKRGQVNHFVEKIPSVNDIFIQTVSDK
- a CDS encoding ABC transporter permease, coding for MSIISLIIKREFISKVRNKSFIVMTFLSPLLFVALMGFVAYLSAMKADTKSIAIHDESGLFVQEFTTKNQENGEYKYLDLSLVDLKLLKDSIISESYEGLLYIPKVSNSRDFESKIQFISNDSPSISFIENIQDQIASKLTKDNLIKANLDTLAINKAKANVNINLTKTSGEESVKGLNEIKIGIGGAFGYLIMMFIIIYGNMVMRSVIEEKTSRIVEIIISSVKPFQLMIGKIIGTSLAGLLQFFIWTIIGLSLMFAASVFLGVNVGPTARISPELMQAAQQEISGTAQMYIKELWNLPIASILIGFVVYFIGGYFLYSSFYAAIGAAVDNQTDSQQFLLPIIMPLMLSVYIGFFTVINDPHGTVAVVFSMIPLTSPIVMLMRIPFGVPLWQIAISVTLLFASFFAVVWFAAKIYRIGILMYGKKPSWGELYKWLKY
- a CDS encoding sigma-54-dependent transcriptional regulator, with the protein product MPKILIIEDEAAIRRVLSKILSEENDTYQVEEAEDGVVGFEKIKNNDYDLVLCDIKMPKMDGVEVLEAVKKIKPEIPMVMISGHGDMETAIYTMRLGAFDYISKPPDLNRLLNTVRNALDKKQLVVENKILKKKVSKNYEMIGESEAINHIKVMIDKVAETEARVLITGPNGTGKELVAHQLHEKSVRSNFPLIEVNCAAIPSELIESELFGHVKGAFTSAVKDRAGKFEAADKGTIFLDEIGDMSLSAQAKVLRALQESMITRVGADKDIKVDVRVVAATNKDLKVEIAEGRFREDLYHRLAVILIKVPALNERRDDIPMLISHFADKIASEQGNAVKKFSAAAISLLKEYDWTGNIRELRNVVERLIILGGSEISESDVKLFASK
- the dnaJ gene encoding molecular chaperone DnaJ gives rise to the protein MKKDFYEILGITKSADAAEIKKAYRKQAIAHHPDKNPGDKSAEEKFKLAAEAYEVLSDPQKKAKYDQYGHQAFDGSGGFGGGGHGGMNMDDIFSQFGDIFGGGFGGFGGGGGGGVRRAKGSNLRIKVKLTLEEIANGVEKKVKVKRKVQAPGVTYKTCSTCNGQGQVMRVTNTILGRMQSASTCPTCSGSGQILDKKPSNADSQGMILEDETVSIKIPAGVVDGMQLKVSSKGNDAPGNSIPGDLIVAIEELEHEFLKREGENLHFDLYISFAEAVLGISKDIEAINGKVRIKLEEGIQSGKILRLKGKGIPSINGYGNGDLLVHVNVWTPKTLNKEQKQFFENALTDDNFIPNPEKSDKSFFEKVKDMFS